In a single window of the Diospyros lotus cultivar Yz01 chromosome 10, ASM1463336v1, whole genome shotgun sequence genome:
- the LOC127810860 gene encoding non-specific lipid-transfer protein-like produces MLVSVVVLAVIATGPAPASGVVQCLQSVVKMDLCLSFLVGNTETPSEECCSATQDLDKVAAGSSKDKKALCECLYQSFHPLPLNYEYAKKLPSLCNLSVNFPPFTPHDECNKTLIVG; encoded by the exons ATGTTAGTGAGTGTGGTGGTTTTGGCCGTGATTGCAACAGGTCCGGCGCCGGCGAGCGGGGTGGTTCAATGCCTGCAGTCCGTGGTGAAGATGGACCTGTGCTTGTCGTTCTTGGTCGGCAACACCGAGACGCCGAGCGAGGAGTGCTGCTCCGCGACGCAGGATCTAGACAAGGTGGCCGCCGGTTCCTCCAAGGACAAGAAGGCCTTGTGCGAGTGCCTCTACCAATCTTTCCATCCCCTTCCCCTCAACTACGAGTACGCTAAGAAGCTTCCCAGTCTCTGTAACCTCTCCGTCAACTTCCCTCCTTTTACCCCTCACGATGAATGCAACaa GACTTTGATTGTTGGATGA
- the LOC127811763 gene encoding non-specific lipid-transfer protein 2-like, with amino-acid sequence MALGRLRILMSSVVVAWSVITTNLASVSVAECEAAIGLLQPCGEFLVGMGSSTPTPDCCAGGKALDKVIAATSPAEKKALCECLKKAALVLQINRDRANQFPKLCQLTAKFTLSPDNDCNKYISHPG; translated from the coding sequence ATGGCACTTGGTAGGCTGAGGATATTGATGAGTAGTGTGGTGGTGGCTTGGTCTGTCATTACAACAAATCTAGCGTCGGTCAGTGTGGCTGAATGTGAAGCGGCTATAGGATTGCTGCAACCGTGCGGGGAGTTCTTGGTTGGCATGGGCAGCTCCACCCCAACACCCGACTGTTGCGCCGGCGGCAAGGCGTTGGACAAGGTGATAGCCGCCACTTCCCCAGCAGAAAAGAAGGCCTTGTGTGAGTGCCTCAAGAAAGCTGCACTCGTCTTGCAGATCAACCGCGACAGAGCCAATCAGTTCCCCAAACTCTGCCAACTTACTGCCAAGTTCACCCTTAGCCCCGACAATGATTGCAACAAGTATATCTCTCACCCTGGCTAA